TGTTAGCTTGTTGCTATCACCCTTTTCATCTGTTATCACGATACTACGCTCATTGAGCAACACTTCACTGACCGTTTGGTTTAAGCGCAGTTCAATATCGTGTTTGCTTGCCCAATCTGTACCGCCCAGTAATAGCTTTTCTTCTGGCATATTACCGGCCAAAAAAGCCTTGGATAATAAAGGACGATTATAAGGGGCTTTGTCCTCGGCACTCACCAAGGTAATCTTGCCGCCGTAGCCAGTATTGCGCAGCTGATGGGCAGTCATAAACCCTGCTCCACCGCCGCCAACGATAATAGTATGAGTATCAGTCAGCTTATCATTTTCAACCTGCTTATCTATCTTGGCTGAGGTATCAACCGTTAGGCTGTCGCCATTATCTATGATTTGATATTGAGTCAAGCCTGTTGTCGCGATTGGCTCCAGTAATGCGCCGTCGCTGCTATCAAAAGCTGCATGATGCCAAGGACAAATAACGCGATTACCACAACGCAAACCTGTACCCAAATCTGCTCCAGCATGCGGACATTTGCCATCAAAAGCACGAAACGTGCTGTCGTCACGGGTAATTAAAATGATACCATCATCATCTTGCTTGTACGATTTCATACCGCCGCTGATAATGTCGGCTTTGTTTATAGTGACTGTATTTATAGTAGCTGCCTTACTCATAAGTCATCCTTAACGGTTATAATGGTTCCTGTTTAAAGCGTGTCGAGACTTATCGATAGTAGCAAGCCTCCTTCACTTATGCTGTTCTTTTGTATATTGACCACGTTGCAAAACGTAATGACTGCTTTTTTAATCCCTATTAATGTTCTATAAAACGTAAAAGACTATCTTATGACTGTTCAAGACCATGATATTACCGCTGCTACTGATACTGCCAATTTACCGCAGCCGATACAGCCGCTGTTAAAGCATGCTACTTACAAGGCTCATACCACGGATTTTATTGTTAACGAGTTGCTACCATTAGAGTTCACCGGTGAGGGTGAGCATCTCTGGCTACATATCCAAAAGTCAGGGATGAACACGGCGTATCTTGCCAAATTATTGTCCGAATGGGCGGATATTCCTTTACGTGATGTCGGCTTCTCAGGACTGAAAGACCGTCATGCGCTAACAACGCAGTGGTTTAGCTTGCGCATACCAAAGAAGCAATTACCAGACTCTGAGTTTGCGCCCGTAGATATCGGTGCTAATGAGTCAATCACTATCCTTGAGCAGCAATGGCACAATAAAAAGCTCAATCGTGGCACGCACCGCGCCAATCAATTTATTATTACCTTGCGTGATATTGAATTTGTAGGCTTTGATACACCATCACCATCATCTGAACAGCTCTTGTCTGTTAAGCAAGCCGTCGAGCAGCACTTAGTGATTATTGGTCAAAGTGGCGTGCCCAATTATTTTGGGCCGCAGCGCTTTGGTCGCAGTGGCAACAATATTAGAGAAGCATTGTCGTTGTTTGCGCGTCCTGTACCTGAGGCCCGTCCGCCGTCTAATAAAGGCAAACGTAAACGCGTGCCACGTGAGCAAAACACCATGGAGCTGTCGGCGGCACGCAGTTTGATATTTAATGAGATATTGGCAGCACGTGTCCGTGATGGCAGCTGGAACCACGGACTTGCAGGTGAAGTATTTAATCTAGATGGCTCAGGCTCGATATTTGCAAGCGACGAGATAGACGATACCTTACGAGCCCGTCTTGAATCAGGCGATATCCATCCGACCGCCGTGCTGTGGGGCACAGGTAATGAGAAGGTCAGCGGCAAAGCGGCAGCCATGGAAGCGGACACCGTAGCGCATAGTCCATTGTTAACACAGCTAGCCACAGGTCTAGAGCAGCGTGATATCAAGGCGCAAAGGCGAGCACTACGATTACCTATTGAAGCATTAAGCTGGGAATGGCAGGATACAGAAGGTAGTCAGATACTAATCTTAAACTTTACTTTGACGACCGGTAGCTTTGCGACCAGCGTATTAGCAAGTTTGGTACAAGAATTAAATACCTAGACATTATCTATGTCATAACCGGTTAAGGACCTAAAAGGTTAAAGTACTGATTTATTTGCTAGCGGTATAAAATGAGATAACCGTGCTATTTTCTGCTGCTAGTATCTCGTTGGCACTAACGACTTGATTACGTCCGCGATCCTTGGCTTCGTATAGTGCTTTATCAGCGATACAAATCAAGCGCTGGCAAATGTCGATGGGCAATTGCGCCTTCGCGATTTCTGTGGCGACTCGTTTTCTTCTGTGGGCAATTCTTCGTTGCGAGCTGTTTTGTATTGGGCTACTTTTTTGCAACCCTTTAACAGATGAACTATCTTTTTTTGAATTATTTGGCGATTGTATATTCTCTTCTAATTCAGTAGCCCTATATTCACTTTGAATATGAATACGCTCAGCATGCGTCAAGGTATAAACCCCTAAACTTGCCGTGACATTAAAATCTGTATGGTTGTCGCCACTGATGACTTGCTCAGCAATATCTCGTCGCAGCTGTTTAGCAATCGTCATGACGCTATCATGCGAGGTATCTGGGAGCACGATTAAAAACTCTTCTCCACCATATCGACTCACAATCGCCTCTTCTGTCAATGAATTCAATAAGGTTTGTGCAACCTCTGACAATACTTGATCGCCAACATCATGACCATAATTGTCATTAATGTTTTTGAACCAATCTAAGTCTAATAATATAATACTAACGTCCTGCTGATCTCCCATTGCCAAAAGCGCCTGCTGCATTTGCGTTAAGCCATAACGGCGACTTTTCAGCTGGGTCAATTCGTCATGATTGGCGTACTGCATAATCTCCGCTTTACTGTTATCCAATATCAACAGCAGCGTGCGAAACATATAGATGATAAAAATCGCTTTTGGCAGCGACATATAAATATGCGTGCTGCGCCAAAAAAACGCGGAAGAAAAACGCAGTTGATTAAACGTATCCCAGCTAAGCGTCCCATTTTGAAATATGGACGCAGAGATGGCATTTTCGATAGCCGTGGTCTCGCTATAGGTCAAATAGTTATAGCTATCCAAGGGAAAAGAAGTCGCTGTCATTTGTTGCATGTTGGGAATCGTAAAGCCGAAATAGGGAATTAATGTAGCCGAAAAAATCAGCATACTATGAGCCAAAAAAGCCTTCCATACATAACGTCGCCGTATAAGCATCATACCCAGCATCGCCCCGCCCACCAGCGACACCCCAGCAACCAAGCTGCTATGCCCCATTACCAAAATAACCACTGCAATATAAGTACTATAAAGCGTGATTAATACCGCCTGCCACGTATGTAGCGAGCCGTGACCGGTTTTAATAGGCGATGAGCGACTGATCATCCATAAAAAGAAGAGTCCAAGCAGCGTAATGCCAATCCATAAAGGATACAACAGCGCCATGTCAACATAGGAGCTATAGGTCTCTCTACGAAACCAAACATACAAGCACCAGATCCAATGTAAGGTAATTTCCATCAACACAAACAATGCTAGCAGCAATGCTCTATCAGCAGCCTGCCACTCGAAAATAACTCGAGAGAGTTTTCTATAGCCTAGATGAGATATCGAAAAAGCCATAATGGGCTACCGAAAACAATGAAAGTGATTGAGTTAAAACCAGAGCAATCCATCCGGTGTCATGATTGATACTAAATCTGAACTTATCATTGAGTGTGGCAATTTTTGATCTATTTATCAATCCGTTTAATTGATTCATCGGTCAATAAGTGCAGCTGTTTTCTATTTAAGATAAAGCCGCAAAAGATTGCCAGATACCTTGCTGTTCGGGATGCATGTTGGGGACATCGCCCAAGCGTCGCCATGGCATATTACTCCCATGAAAGTCGCTGCCTATCGATGCAGCAAGCTTGTGCTCAGCAATACTACGGTCAACCATTTTACGCGTACTGACAGGCTCGCTATTGGCAGGTAGCTCACAAGCATCACCACCAAGCTGCGCAAATTCTTCGATAAGCTTACGGACGCGCGTCGCTGACAGCTGATACCGCGTTGGATGTGCCAACACCGCTTTGCCACCACATTCCTGTATCAGCTCAATGCCACGCTGCATTGTCAGCGCCTCGATCGCCACATAAGCGGGTTTATTGTCTGCCAAATACTTATCAAAGGCTTTTTGTACCGTCTTTACTTCACCGCGTTCAAATAACACTTGCCCGATATGTGCGCGCCCAACTGCTTGCGGATTGCCACTAGCTTTAGCAAGAACAGCTTGCCACAGCTCATCATAATCGATACCAAGCAGCTTACTGAGTTTTTCTGTAATACGTTGACCGCGAGTCGCGCGGCTGTCTTGCAACTGTTGTAGGGTGGCGTGCATTTTTTCGCGGTCGGTAAAATCAAGACCAAGTACATGAATAATTTTATTGGTAGATTTATTTTTACCGTAGCCGCCGCTCAAAGTATGCTCACAGCTGATTTCTACGCCATTAATCAGTTGTATATTGCAAGCTTCTGCCGCGGCGCGTGCCTCATCGATACCTAGCAAGGTATCATGATCGGTTAAGGCCAATACATTAATGCCAGCCGTATGGGCGCGCTGTACCACTTCTGCCGGCGCATAAGTGCCATCAGAGCAGGTACTATGACAATGTAAATCGATTTTCATAAAGCAAGCCTTAGAGTTTTGAATATTCTTGAGTAAAATAAGGTTAAAAGTGCCAAAGCAGCTCATATCAGAGGATTATAGTGTTGATTGCTTTTTTTTGACGCAGTAGACGTGTAAACTAGCGCATACGTTTTAGTTGGACATTTTATTTGCTATGAAAGCCTTATTAGACTTCATTCCTTTGATCGCGTTTTTTATTGCTGCTCGTTACAATGGTATTTTGGCAGCAGCTGGCGCATTGCTCGTTGCCACTATCATCGTCTATGCGATTCACTTTGTGCGTCAAAAGGGCAAGTTCGACAAACAGCAATGGGTTGTCTTATTGTTAACTATCGTTTTTTGCGGTGGTACCCTGCTGTTGCGTGACGATATTTACTTGCGCTGGAAATCACCGATTATTAACGGTATTTTTGCGCTAACGCTGTTGGTCAGTGCCGCAATCAATAAACCTTTGATGCAATTGGCAATGAAAGATGTTTTTTCGCTCACGATGAGTGGTTGGAAAAAACTGACCATTGCTTGGGCATTGTTTTTTGCGATGATGGCTGTCCTACATTATATCACGGCATTTACCATGTCTGATGAAGCTTGGATTAACTTTAAAACTTATGGCTGGATTCCGCTGATGCTGGTATTCGTAGTTGCTCAGTTTTTGTTATTGAAAAAGCATCTGAACCCTGCATTAACGGATAAGTCAGCTAAATAAAAGTTAAATAGCAGCTGATAACTTAGTAGTAGATATTTTGTTATCTCTGAATGCCAATGATAACTATAATGCCTTGTAAAGTCTGATAAGGCAAAATGACGCATGATAGTTATTGATTCTAACGCTCTATTTTTATTATTAATTGGGGAAGCAACATGTCTTTATTCGCCATTATCGGTCATGACGTAGCAGGCAGTAGCGCGCAACGTCAGCTGACACGCCCAGAGCACGTTGAGCGCTTACAAGTATTGAATCGTGAGCAGCGCTTGATTATCGCAGGACCAACACCGATTGAACATGGTAAAAGCGAGATGTCAGGCAGCCTGATTATCGCGGACTTTGACTCGCTTGAGGCAGCTCAAAACTGGGCAAGCGCTGAGCCGTATTTGCGTGACGGTGTCTACAGTCATGTCGATATCAAGCCATTTATTCAAGCGTTACCAGCAGTGAATGTCAGCACAACAAATGAGGTAGCATCATCGTGATTCAGCGGTTACTCTCATTAAAAAGTCGTAAAAATGGTCTTGCAAGTACTGCTTTTGCGGGCATAGTATCGATTACTGCCCTGTCAATGTCAGTACATGCAGCGCCAACACTGACTACTCAAACCGAGCCCGCAGCAGGGATTGTGCCAGCACTAATTGCAGCTAACAACGCTCCTCAATCGAGCGACCCTCAAACAACTGCTCCGGTCATAGAAATGGCTACCGCAGCAAAGCCTGCTACCGATATTAACGATACCTTGGCGGCACAGCTGCAACCATCAAACAAAGCTTTATCAGCTGCCAACCAAGAATTACTAAGCCGTAATGCCCAGCTACAACGCCAAGTCAATGATTTGCAGACGCAAGCAAACGTCTTGGTTTATGAAAGTCAAGGTCAATTATTTTTATATGGTGCATTTACTGTTTTGCTTAGCCTATTGGTCGGTATTTTCATCTCATGGCTGGTATTTGTTCGCCGTGAACGCTGGTAGTTGCATTTTTATCGATTGAAATCATCTATTGGATTGATGTCTACTGATTTGATGCTCCACTTCCTACTTGCTTGACCATTGTGGGGTTGATAAATAATTATGCCCAAACCAGCTTCTATGGCTATGAATACAACCAAAAGCACGACACCGGCACATGTTATCTCTCCAGCCAACATTGAGTGGCAAACTGATGACGCTGGTAATGAAGTGCCAGTATCAGGTGAGTTTGGCGATGCCTATTTTTCGCAAGCAGATGGTTTAGCAGAATCTCACCATGTATTTTTGGCACATAATCAGCTGCCCACGCGATTGGCAAACCTTATTCCTAAGCAATGCTTTACGATCTACGAACTAGGTTTTGGTACAGGACTTAATTTACTCGCGACTTGGCAGTTGTGGCGACAGCTTCGATTAACACATCCGCACTTAGCAAGCGCCCGTTTGCACTTTATTACTACCGAAAAACACCCCGTCCCCTTTAGTGACTTAGCAAAGATACTTGCCCCACTGGGACAACGTACACCTGAACTGGCACTGTTGATTGAGCAACTTTTAACCAGTTATCCTCCTCTTATCGCTGGTTGTCATCGGCTAGATTTTATTGATGATAATTTAACCCTTGATATTTGGCTAGGTGATGCTAATGATAGCTTAGCAAGTTTAGATAGTACAGTAGCTACTCAGCGTCCGTACATCAATGCCTGGTTTCTAGATGGGTTTGCGCCTTCTTGCAATGAGATCTTATGGACAGAGCGTATCTTTAGCCACATGCAACGCCTATCACGTGCTGGCACGACTGCTGCTACCTATAGCTGTGCAGGTATCATCAAACGTGGATTACAGTCGCAGGGTTTTGTCATTAAAAAGAGCAAAGTGCTTGGGTCTAAGCGTGAGATGCTCACGGCCGTTATGAGCGAGATGTCATCTTTAGATAAGCCTA
The window above is part of the Psychrobacter cryohalolentis K5 genome. Proteins encoded here:
- a CDS encoding PHP domain-containing protein, giving the protein MKIDLHCHSTCSDGTYAPAEVVQRAHTAGINVLALTDHDTLLGIDEARAAAEACNIQLINGVEISCEHTLSGGYGKNKSTNKIIHVLGLDFTDREKMHATLQQLQDSRATRGQRITEKLSKLLGIDYDELWQAVLAKASGNPQAVGRAHIGQVLFERGEVKTVQKAFDKYLADNKPAYVAIEALTMQRGIELIQECGGKAVLAHPTRYQLSATRVRKLIEEFAQLGGDACELPANSEPVSTRKMVDRSIAEHKLAASIGSDFHGSNMPWRRLGDVPNMHPEQQGIWQSFAALS
- a CDS encoding YciI family protein; translation: MSLFAIIGHDVAGSSAQRQLTRPEHVERLQVLNREQRLIIAGPTPIEHGKSEMSGSLIIADFDSLEAAQNWASAEPYLRDGVYSHVDIKPFIQALPAVNVSTTNEVASS
- a CDS encoding GGDEF domain-containing protein, which gives rise to MAFSISHLGYRKLSRVIFEWQAADRALLLALFVLMEITLHWIWCLYVWFRRETYSSYVDMALLYPLWIGITLLGLFFLWMISRSSPIKTGHGSLHTWQAVLITLYSTYIAVVILVMGHSSLVAGVSLVGGAMLGMMLIRRRYVWKAFLAHSMLIFSATLIPYFGFTIPNMQQMTATSFPLDSYNYLTYSETTAIENAISASIFQNGTLSWDTFNQLRFSSAFFWRSTHIYMSLPKAIFIIYMFRTLLLILDNSKAEIMQYANHDELTQLKSRRYGLTQMQQALLAMGDQQDVSIILLDLDWFKNINDNYGHDVGDQVLSEVAQTLLNSLTEEAIVSRYGGEEFLIVLPDTSHDSVMTIAKQLRRDIAEQVISGDNHTDFNVTASLGVYTLTHAERIHIQSEYRATELEENIQSPNNSKKDSSSVKGLQKSSPIQNSSQRRIAHRRKRVATEIAKAQLPIDICQRLICIADKALYEAKDRGRNQVVSANEILAAENSTVISFYTASK
- the truD gene encoding tRNA pseudouridine(13) synthase TruD, yielding MTVQDHDITAATDTANLPQPIQPLLKHATYKAHTTDFIVNELLPLEFTGEGEHLWLHIQKSGMNTAYLAKLLSEWADIPLRDVGFSGLKDRHALTTQWFSLRIPKKQLPDSEFAPVDIGANESITILEQQWHNKKLNRGTHRANQFIITLRDIEFVGFDTPSPSSEQLLSVKQAVEQHLVIIGQSGVPNYFGPQRFGRSGNNIREALSLFARPVPEARPPSNKGKRKRVPREQNTMELSAARSLIFNEILAARVRDGSWNHGLAGEVFNLDGSGSIFASDEIDDTLRARLESGDIHPTAVLWGTGNEKVSGKAAAMEADTVAHSPLLTQLATGLEQRDIKAQRRALRLPIEALSWEWQDTEGSQILILNFTLTTGSFATSVLASLVQELNT
- the ispZ gene encoding septation protein IspZ, whose protein sequence is MKALLDFIPLIAFFIAARYNGILAAAGALLVATIIVYAIHFVRQKGKFDKQQWVVLLLTIVFCGGTLLLRDDIYLRWKSPIINGIFALTLLVSAAINKPLMQLAMKDVFSLTMSGWKKLTIAWALFFAMMAVLHYITAFTMSDEAWINFKTYGWIPLMLVFVVAQFLLLKKHLNPALTDKSAK